CCAGCACCGACAGTTATGTCAAAAGTAAATTCCAAATCGAGTCCATCTATCCAAACCCTGCCACCAACTACGTGCAAGCAAGTGTCATGGTCAATGATCATCAAGTAGTCACTTTTGAACTCATCGACTCGACAGGTCGTGTAGTGAGTGCTACCCGACGCGATATTGCGCCAGGCAAACACACTGTATCTTTCCAATTGAAAGACATGCTACCTGGATTCTATTTTATCAAAGCCAAATCACCAAAACTCAATGATACGAAACGCCTTCTTGTTCGCAAGTAAAATCAGTCTCATCACCGTACTACTACTCTCCTGTCAATCACTGATCGCGCAGAGAAATATGAAGCCAAGACTCCCTGGATCTGAATACCAAAACTTCCTCAAAACCCAATGGTGGCTTGGTCTCAAAGCAGGCATGAACTATACCCAACCCAACCCTCAATCACGCTACTCCTCAATCGTACCCATCAACTACGACGCAGATCTGTTGGAAAAAACCTATGAAAGCCTCAGTCAACCAGGCGTGATGATCGGACTAGATTTATCCTTCTATCACAAGGGGTTTTCTGTGGCCTTGACTCCAGTCTTCAAACAAATAGGCTATGACTATCAGAGTGACTTAGAATGGACTGGCGATACAGCAGAGGAAACTTTCCTTACAACCTACAAAGTCAATCAGATCGCAAGCTTCATCGAAATCCCGCTTTCGCTGCGCTACGAACTCCTCAAACAAGGAAAACTAAGACCTTACATTATGGCTGGGATTCAATATTCATTTGCGATTGGTGCACAAAAAGAGACACAAATCACACACACGGACTACATCACAGGGACAGCACAATCCTATGACGGTGGCACAGTATCCATCGACACAAAAGACGACTTTCAAAACTACTACGGTGCTTTAGGGGGTATTGGCTTTGGTTGGGATGTAGGTAATATTCGTACTGTCCTAGAAGTCGCCTACTCTTATGGGCTCAGTTCGATCACAGACACCAACCAACGCTACAACGACAATGAACTGGTCACACTCGGAGAAATCAACGACGAAACCAAAATCAACGGTATCAACGCTTCATTGAGTGTCATATTCCCATTGAGATACATTGACAACACCTTCTCTTCTCGATAAACACATGAAAAACTTAATCTATATACTGAGTCTAGTACTCATACTTACCGGGTGCAAAGACGACGACATTGATCCTTCTACATCCTTCACCAAAATCTACGACAGCTTCAGAAGTGACCAAAGCTATTACCCAATAGATCTGGTCGAAACCGAAACGGGCTTTCTGGTGTTGACTCGTCAATCCTTAAACAATTCTACTGACATTCGCGATTACTCTGGCGTACAGATAGTCGAACTCGATGAGACGGGAGCATTTTTGGACGAGCTATCATTCAATGTGGACGAATACAACTCTCCTATAGATGGTTTCATCACCATCGGTACGACTCACTACTTTGTCATGATGGACAACAACCAGCGAGCACAACTTGTGAGTATAGAAAACAGTCTAGGCTCACTCAACATCACTCCACTATCCAATGGACTGACATGGCCTCTCGCCCTCTCTCTCAACTCCAACGACCAGCTCATCCTGCTGAGCTTTGACGGTTCAGATAATACTATCATCAGTCTTGTCAATCCAGATGGTACTGCGGCCCAAAATGCGGCCTATTCGATTGGGACCAACCTGGATATTGCAGCCGTTATTTTCAATCATTTCTCTGACCCA
The DNA window shown above is from Reichenbachiella sp. 5M10 and carries:
- a CDS encoding porin family protein, whose protein sequence is MIRNAFLFASKISLITVLLLSCQSLIAQRNMKPRLPGSEYQNFLKTQWWLGLKAGMNYTQPNPQSRYSSIVPINYDADLLEKTYESLSQPGVMIGLDLSFYHKGFSVALTPVFKQIGYDYQSDLEWTGDTAEETFLTTYKVNQIASFIEIPLSLRYELLKQGKLRPYIMAGIQYSFAIGAQKETQITHTDYITGTAQSYDGGTVSIDTKDDFQNYYGALGGIGFGWDVGNIRTVLEVAYSYGLSSITDTNQRYNDNELVTLGEINDETKINGINASLSVIFPLRYIDNTFSSR